From Cydia splendana chromosome 4, ilCydSple1.2, whole genome shotgun sequence, one genomic window encodes:
- the LOC134789657 gene encoding methyltransferase-like protein 25B, translating into MCSQKDTIEDAIFKSLKVIRMYDWLLDLYVLDFFVDDHWAKLPLSWRKCFENMTPQDLGNILSGISTSHVLPLSFLSLVKSVEVLSLPRKTKLEKSKKVNNNEDSFGGHPKLKNLFLKHVKLKKRHEISLMAQVVSFVALESKCNAVIDFGSGLGHLVRVLAYKNNLHAAGIECQSQLTEEARKLDLQLEYTASKHLSESSIASLQRPIHLNMTLTSNEQLHHLKLPEPMKTYGLVGLHPCGDLGPLLIKHFINCKQVKYICVVGCCFMKLTCKGKESGYPLSEYVKGLDSKLSYVSREIACHAIEVYLERLTKDNYNDLKVHAYRAALERILVEHDPKLKHAPVRNIKHSNTMTFHQYSTLALERLNIPVVDVARGESDLLQWRRVVTLYTLRLALAPLVETVVLLDRVLYVLEHGLSCEIHPVFDPKLSPRNHIIVGKRT; encoded by the exons atgtgttCGCAAAAAGATACAATTGAAGATGCAATCTTTAAATCTCTGAAGGTAATACGCATGTACGACTGGCTTCTGGATCTGTATGTACTA GACTTTTTTGTAGATGATCATTGGGCAAAATTGCCATTATCATGGCGAAAATGCTTCGAAAACATGACTCCTCAAGACCTAGGGAATATTCTCTCTGGAATCTCAACTAGTCATGTTTTGCctttatcatttttatctttAGTAAAATCAGTGGAAGTTTTAAGCCTTCCTCGTAAGACTAAgttggaaaaaagtaaaaaagtcaATAATAATGAAGATTCTTTTGGTGGTCACCCCAAATTAAAAAATCTGTTTCTAAAAcatgtaaaattaaaaaagaggcaTGAAATCAGTCTAATGGCTCAAGTTGTGAGTTTCGTAGCTTTAGAGAGTAAATGTAATGCTGTGATAGACTTTGGCTCAGGCTTGGGGCATTTGGTGCGGGTGCTGGCATACAAAAATAATCTTCATGCGGCCGGGATAGAATGTCAATCACAATTGACGGAGGAAGCTAG GAAACTTGATCTACAATTAGAGTACACAGCCAGTAAACACTTATCAGAAAGCAGCATAGCATCTCTTCAAAGACCAATCCATTTAAACATGACCCTCACTTCCAATGAACAGCTACATCATCTTAAACTCCCGGAGCCAATGAAAACCTATGGCTTGGTAGGACTTCACCCATGTGGAGATTTGGGTCCATTGTTAATAAAGCATTTCATAAATTGCAAACAAGTTAAATACATCTGTGTTGTCGGCTGCTGTTTTATGAAACTAACATGCAAAGGAAAAGAGAGTGGGTATCCCCTTAGTGAATATGTAAAGGGATTGGACAGCAAATTGTCTTATGTTAGCAGAGAAATTGCGTGCCATGCCATTGAAGTATACTTGGAGAGACTGACGAAGGACAATTATAATGATTTGAAG GTTCATGCTTACCGAGCAGCTCTAGAGAGGATTCTAGTAGAGCACGACCCAAAGCTGAAGCACGCACCCGTCAGGAACATCAAGCACTCCAACACCATGACGTTTCACCA GTACAGCACGCTAGCGCTCGAGCGTCTCAACATTCCCGTGGTCGATGTGGCTCGCGGTGAATCAGATCTGCTGCAATGGCGGCGCGTGGTTACGCTGTACACGCTTCGACTGGCTTTGGCACCTCTCGTCGAAACTGTGGTGTTGCTGGACCGCGTGCTGTACGTGCTTGAACATG